A window of Castanea sativa cultivar Marrone di Chiusa Pesio chromosome 1, ASM4071231v1 contains these coding sequences:
- the LOC142621167 gene encoding small ribosomal subunit protein eS27y-like, which yields MVLQNDIDLLNPPAELEKRKHKLKRLVQSPNSFFMDVKCQGCFNITTVFSHSQTVVVCGNCQTVLCQPTGGRARLTEGCSFRKKGD from the exons ATG GTTCTTCAGAACGATATTGATTTGCTGAACCCTCCGGCGGAGCTCGAAAAAAGGAAGCACAAGCTTAAGCGTCTCGTTCAGTCACCCAACTCATTTTTCATG GATGTGAAATGCCAAGGCTGTTTCAACAT CACAACTGTTTTTAGCCACTCCCAAACTGTGGTGGTATGCGGTAACTGCCAGACTGTGTTATGCCAGCCAACCGGTGGACGTGCTCGCCTCACCGAGGGCTGCTCTTTCAGGAAAAAGGGTGACTGA
- the LOC142622406 gene encoding calcium-dependent mitochondrial ATP-magnesium/phosphate carrier protein 2-like isoform X2, which yields MGTKPIKECCNPVKKPGPVSMDHVLLALRETKEERDMRIRSLFNFFDTTNAGYLDYTLIETGLSALQIPAEYKYAKDLLNVCDSNKDGRVDYQEFKRYMDDKELELYLIFQAIDVEHNGCITPEELLDALFRAGIEIDDEELARFVERVDKDNNGVITFEEWRDFLLLYPHEATIENIYQYLERVCLVDIGEQTVIPEGISKHIHASRYLIAGGVAGATSRTATAPLDRLKVVLQVQTTQARIMPAVREILREGGFLGFFRGNGLNVMKVAPESAIRFYMYELLKGFVADFKGEENKADIGTSGRLFAGGLAGAVAQASIYPMDLVKTRIQTCSFEGGRVPSLKKLSRDIWVQEGPRAFYRGIVPSLLGIVPYAGIDLAAYETLKDLSKKYILQDGEPGPVVQLGCGTISGALGATCVYPLQVVRTRMQARQSNADTAYKGMADVFRRTFQHEGLRGFYKGIFPNLLKVVPSASITYMVYESMKKSLNLE from the exons ATGGGAACAAAGCCAATCAAAGAGTGCTGCAATCCTGTTAAGAAACCGGGGCCGGTTTCGATGGATCATGTGTTGTTGGCACTGAGAGAGACTAAGGAAGAGAGGGATATGAGAATCAGAAGTCTCTTTAATTTCTTTGACACTACCAATGCTGGCTATTTGGACTATACCCTGATTGAGACTGGCCTTTCTGCTCTCCAAATACCCGCCGAGTATAAGTATGCTAAGGATTTGTTAAACGTGTGCGACTCCAATAAAGATGGGCGTGTTGATTACCAAGAGTTTAAGCGGTACATGGACGATAAGGAGCTCGAGCTTTACCTTATATTTCAAGCCATTGATGTTGAACATAATGGTTGCATTACGCCCGAAGAGCTCTTGGATGCACTTTTTAGGGCAG GGATTGAAATTGATGATGAAGAACTTGCACGTTTTGTTGAGCGAGTTGATAAGGATAACAATGGGGTTATTACATTTGAAGAATGGAGAGATTTTCTTTTGCTCTACCCTCATGAGGCAACCATTGAGAACATTTATCAGTATTTAGAGAGGGTATGTCTTGTTGATATTGGGGAACAGACTGTAATCCCAGAGGGCATCAGTAAGCATATCCATGCAAGTAGATATCTTATTGCTGGTGGAGTAGCAGGAGCGACATCCCGTACAGCTACTGCTCCTCTTGATCGTCTAAAGGTTGTTTTGCAAGTACAAACAACACAGGCTCGCATTATGCCAGCTGTACGGGAGATATTGAGAGAAGGTGGCTTCTTGGGATTCTTTCGAGGCAATGGGCTAAATGTCATGAAGGTGGCCCCTGAAAGTGCCATCAGGTTCTACATGTATGAATTACTGAAAGGTTTTGTTGCGGATTTTAAAGGGGAAGAAAATAAGGCTGATATTGGCACTAGCGGACGCCTATTTGCTGGTGGTTTAGCTGGTGCTGTGGCACAGGCTTCTATTTATCCAATGGATCTTGTAAAAACTCGAATACAAACATGTTCTTTTGAAGGTGGAAGAGTTCCAAGTCTTAAAAAACTGTCAAGGGATATATGGGTACAAGAGGGACCCCGGGCATTCTATAGGGGCATTGTTCCATCCCTTCTTGGGATTGTCCCTTATGCTGGAATCGATCTTGCTGCATATGAAACCTTGAAAGATTTGTCCAAGAAGTATATTCTTCAGGATGGTG AACCAGGTCCTGTTGTGCAATTGGGATGTGGAACAATATCAGGGGCTCTTGGAGCAACATGCGTTTATCCATTGCAGGTTGTCAGGACGag AATGCAAGCTCGGCAATCTAATGCAGATACTGCTTATAAGGGGATGGCTGATGTATTTAGGAGAACCTTTCAACATGAAGGGTTGAGGGGATTCTACAAAGGAATATTCCCGAATCTGCTGAAAGTAGTTCCTTCCGCAAGTATTACTTACATGGTTTATGAGAGCATGAAAAAGAGTCTGAATCTGGAATGA
- the LOC142622406 gene encoding calcium-dependent mitochondrial ATP-magnesium/phosphate carrier protein 2-like isoform X1 has translation MGTKPIKECCNPVKKPGPVSMDHVLLALRETKEERDMRIRSLFNFFDTTNAGYLDYTLIETGLSALQIPAEYKYAKDLLNVCDSNKDGRVDYQEFKRYMDDKELELYLIFQAIDVEHNGCITPEELLDALFRAGIEIDDEELARFVERVDKDNNGVITFEEWRDFLLLYPHEATIENIYQYLERVCLVDIGEQTVIPEGISKHIHASRYLIAGGVAGATSRTATAPLDRLKVVLQVQTTQARIMPAVREILREGGFLGFFRGNGLNVMKVAPESAIRFYMYELLKGFVADFKGEENKADIGTSGRLFAGGLAGAVAQASIYPMDLVKTRIQTCSFEGGRVPSLKKLSRDIWVQEGPRAFYRGIVPSLLGIVPYAGIDLAAYETLKDLSKKYILQDGVEPGPVVQLGCGTISGALGATCVYPLQVVRTRMQARQSNADTAYKGMADVFRRTFQHEGLRGFYKGIFPNLLKVVPSASITYMVYESMKKSLNLE, from the exons ATGGGAACAAAGCCAATCAAAGAGTGCTGCAATCCTGTTAAGAAACCGGGGCCGGTTTCGATGGATCATGTGTTGTTGGCACTGAGAGAGACTAAGGAAGAGAGGGATATGAGAATCAGAAGTCTCTTTAATTTCTTTGACACTACCAATGCTGGCTATTTGGACTATACCCTGATTGAGACTGGCCTTTCTGCTCTCCAAATACCCGCCGAGTATAAGTATGCTAAGGATTTGTTAAACGTGTGCGACTCCAATAAAGATGGGCGTGTTGATTACCAAGAGTTTAAGCGGTACATGGACGATAAGGAGCTCGAGCTTTACCTTATATTTCAAGCCATTGATGTTGAACATAATGGTTGCATTACGCCCGAAGAGCTCTTGGATGCACTTTTTAGGGCAG GGATTGAAATTGATGATGAAGAACTTGCACGTTTTGTTGAGCGAGTTGATAAGGATAACAATGGGGTTATTACATTTGAAGAATGGAGAGATTTTCTTTTGCTCTACCCTCATGAGGCAACCATTGAGAACATTTATCAGTATTTAGAGAGGGTATGTCTTGTTGATATTGGGGAACAGACTGTAATCCCAGAGGGCATCAGTAAGCATATCCATGCAAGTAGATATCTTATTGCTGGTGGAGTAGCAGGAGCGACATCCCGTACAGCTACTGCTCCTCTTGATCGTCTAAAGGTTGTTTTGCAAGTACAAACAACACAGGCTCGCATTATGCCAGCTGTACGGGAGATATTGAGAGAAGGTGGCTTCTTGGGATTCTTTCGAGGCAATGGGCTAAATGTCATGAAGGTGGCCCCTGAAAGTGCCATCAGGTTCTACATGTATGAATTACTGAAAGGTTTTGTTGCGGATTTTAAAGGGGAAGAAAATAAGGCTGATATTGGCACTAGCGGACGCCTATTTGCTGGTGGTTTAGCTGGTGCTGTGGCACAGGCTTCTATTTATCCAATGGATCTTGTAAAAACTCGAATACAAACATGTTCTTTTGAAGGTGGAAGAGTTCCAAGTCTTAAAAAACTGTCAAGGGATATATGGGTACAAGAGGGACCCCGGGCATTCTATAGGGGCATTGTTCCATCCCTTCTTGGGATTGTCCCTTATGCTGGAATCGATCTTGCTGCATATGAAACCTTGAAAGATTTGTCCAAGAAGTATATTCTTCAGGATGGTG TAGAACCAGGTCCTGTTGTGCAATTGGGATGTGGAACAATATCAGGGGCTCTTGGAGCAACATGCGTTTATCCATTGCAGGTTGTCAGGACGag AATGCAAGCTCGGCAATCTAATGCAGATACTGCTTATAAGGGGATGGCTGATGTATTTAGGAGAACCTTTCAACATGAAGGGTTGAGGGGATTCTACAAAGGAATATTCCCGAATCTGCTGAAAGTAGTTCCTTCCGCAAGTATTACTTACATGGTTTATGAGAGCATGAAAAAGAGTCTGAATCTGGAATGA